One genomic region from Gadus morhua chromosome 9, gadMor3.0, whole genome shotgun sequence encodes:
- the wnk1a gene encoding serine/threonine-protein kinase WNK1 isoform X8 yields MSEKSGNNMVKFLAPPQKMGTGSGSDSMVADRLTTEVRRRHHTMERERCNQEHRFLRRSVISDSNATALDLPLPTKVPQWHLASSAHALQVDVVLAVSEDSAKHEGRGEKAKVNELAAEKTVALVQDLCDGGVLVTAHCIPTINTEPPSRCELEDRPELKSAREEEEPGAEEEVKESAKARAEAVLREAEYKKVQDDIEEAETKAVGTSPDGRFLKFDIEIGRGSFKTVYKGLDTETTVEVAWCELQDRKLSKSERQRFKEEAGMLKGLQHPNIVRFYDSWEGPSKGRKCIALVTELMTSGTLKTYLKRFKVMKIKVLRSWCRQILKGLHFLHTRTPPIIHRDLKCDNIFITGPTGSVKIGDLGLATLKRASFAKSVIGTPEFMAPEMYEEKYDESVDVYAFGMCMLEMATSEYPYSECQNAAQIYRRVTSGVKPASFDKVAIPEVKEIIEGCIRQNKDERYSIKDLLNHAFFQEETGVRVELAEEDDGEMEAIKLWLRIEDVKKLKGKYKDNEAIEFSFDLSKDVPEDVAQEMVESGYVCEGDHKTMAKAIKDRVALISRKREQRLQVRQEQEKRRLSEEQQLQGSMQQLSQQQQQQQQQQQQQQQQQQQQQQQQQQQQQQQQQQQQQQQQHLSQPVDTPQPSTQSIPQPASYIPPPQPGQQPLQQNTNYANPQPAQLPGPVQVAPYVPQSTGQGQVAPYVPQSTGQGQVAPYVPQSTGQGQVAPPGQSASEEPEADQNQQRPMPGVGVNQMGDRPRATSVQQDTQPMMSYNSLPNQQQTPLLYPQTDQLNQQVLQVQTQVQGGQIVAVLPGLPGALSTAMATPPQQGGYYPPALPPQMSGQQSVSLAPSQPVQPAQPEASPVPHSSTPPQAGQQAPTSVIYQTAPVDQTTGPALVPPPVESCLSDAASGLSDGNEGGPPSGGRHEGRSLKRHQRRSVRSRSRHEKFGKAKLNVLNISNMGDRVAECQLETHNRKMVTFKFDLDGDNPEEIASIMVQSEFILESELESFIEQIREVIEMADEKGEGIKDCFNQMNDLQQQPQSTPLVSGISPSTASQVVHSAGRKFIVSPVPESRLREQFFGPSSGLASSFGEKRDQAAPGSIGLSLSAPSGSLQQAFGELRLAHGGPHRHHRPAAEPDPSSGSSSHHTETPSTTNPAPLEAPAPSSSLPAETTASPPASTGRASPNPVPVQTRSPAASAIHALPSASAQPSQPPPPSQPAPAVTIPPPSSTTSPPSGYQSTPPQPQQASLPQGPVSQLGSTAASAPSAAGSTLGTVEGVSEQQQPATIAPASIPPSQTLQSGTLPGQGQPQPAELEGADAKAPGVDDIQALDKKLRSLFKDPSSAASSSVDAAFSTGTSSPPTGTTSPPPGAALVPPSNLPLSSGSQAALGPTSTPGQGQHAHTPPTKPRAQTLPTGFDQTVTPPSEFVPPFPGPAQSQLPLVNLEAQLRRALSPEMFPEGNPAPGPQCEFTVGPGQLSDVPEAAITVSSSSVTPSSTSCSSSSSSSLSSPENTVHGSSPLSRGVQRGDCTDRGSCRAADPSRLSSTSTTTTTVGRFQVSSTLVQPPAASSKVGRFSVTVTPASTDGPQPSCGPGVQNGPSSETPYPGNSCTHYVSSDDEDHEDPEDEGFKKEVNRLREKHMLEIQVLNSRQKEEIDALFTRLGKPLPSASLSPAVAIAGGRRRPKSKGHKSARNSGQPSPVHAGAPASAHSPQKPPYPPASGGSERPGKGPPHQLKYSPSMPSLSPHSTGASGTSSDSGSNHHPKSCHSHHLSAGPGLAPTAQKSKGTFTDDLHQLVDNWARDAIILSQCKRGPKPGTTGLDIMLPPANMGRKFSAPGHLCPTLPAPSSTHINPAIPSGPRKGSLGPVAQGFGYPSAPYSGAQWAGPTAPCQGSMLNPSPALAQYQPPAAAPPSLQQGYTMGPAAAPQKPVNPAGASNLRPT; encoded by the exons ATGTCGGAGAAGTCAGGTAACAACATGGTGAAGTTCTTGGCTCCCCCCCAGAAGATGGGAactgggtctgggtctgatTCCATGGTGGCCGATCGGCTGACAACAGAAGTGAGGAGGCGCCACCATACTATGGAGCGGGAGCGGTGTAACCAAGAGCACCGGTTCCTACGCCGCAGTGTCATCAGTGACTCCAATGCTACAGCTTTGGACCTTCCTCTGCCCACCAAGGTCCCACAGTGGCACCTGGCCTCCTCTGCGCACGCCCTCCAGGTGGATGTAGTGCTGGCCGTGAGCGAGGACTCTGCTAAGCACGAGGGACGAGGTGAAAAGGCGAAAGTGAATGAGTTGGCGGCAGAGAAGACGGTTGCTTTGGTACAAGACCTCTGTGATGGAGGAGTACTGGTAACAGCTCACTGCATACCCACCATCAACACAGAACCTCCAAGTAGATGTGAGTTGGAGGACAGGCCTGAGCTGAAGTCGGcgcgggaggaagaggagcccgGCGCCGAGGAGGAAGTTAAAGAATCAGCCAAGGCGAGAGCTGAGGCAGTGCTGAGGGAAGCCGAGTACAAGAAAGTACAAGATGACATAGAGGAGGCCGAGACGAAAGCAGTGGGCACATCACCAGATGGCCGTTTTCTAAAGTTTGATATTGAGATCGGGCGCGGCTCCTTTAAGACTGTATACAAGGGTTTGGACACTGAGACGACAGTGGAGGTGGCATGGTGTGAGCTCCAG GATCGCAAGCTGTCCAAGTCAGAGCGGCAGCGCTTCAAGGAAGAGGCTGGAATGTTGAAGGGCCTGCAGCATCCCAACATTGTCCGCTTCTATGACTCCTGGGAGGGGCCCTCCAAAGGCAGGAAGTGCATTGCACTGGTGACGGAGCTCATGACTTCTGGCACACTCAAAAC ATATCTGAAACGGTTCAAGGTGATGAAGATCAAGGTGCTGCGGAGCTGGTGCAGGCAGATCCTGAAGGGCCTCCACTTCCTGCACACTCGGACCCCTCCCATCATCCACAGGGACCTTAAGTGTGACAACATCTTCATCACGGGCCCCACGGGATCTGTGAAGATCGGAGACCTGGGCCTTGCCACGCTTAAGAGGGCCTCATTTGCCAAGAGTGTCATAG GTACCCCTGAGTTCATGGCGCCTGAGATGTATGAGGAGAAGTACGACGAGTCAGTGGATGTGTATGCCTTTGGAATGTGCATGCTGGAGATGGCCACCTCCGAGTACCCGTACTCAGAGTGCCAGAACGCTGCACAGATCTACCGGAGAGTCACCAGC GGGGTGAAGCCAGCCAGCTTCGACAAGGTGGCGATCCCGGAGGTGAAGGAGATCATCGAGGGATGCATTCGGCAGAACAAGGACGAGAG GTATTCGATAAAGGACCTTCTGAACCACGCCTTCTTCCAAGAGGAGacaggggtgagggtggagctgGCGGAGGAGGACGACGGGGAGATGGAGGCCATCAAGCTCTGGCTGAGGATTGAGGACGTGAAGAAGCTCAAGGGGAAGTACAAGGACAACGAGGCCATCGAGTTCTCCTTCGACCTCAGCAAGGACGTGCCCGAGGACGTGGCCCAGGAAATG GTGGAGTCGGGCTACGTGTGTGAAGGAGACCATAAGACCATGGCCAAGGCCATCAAGGACAGAGTGGCTCTGATCAGTCGCAAGAGAGAGCAGAGGCTGCAG GTGCGACAGGAGCAGGAAAAGAGGAGGCTCTcagaggagcagcagctgcagggttCGATGCAGCagctcagccagcagcagcagcagcagcagcagcaacaacagcagcagcaacagcagcagcaacaacagcagcagcaacaacagcagcaacaacagcagcagcagcaacagcaacagcagcagcagcagcatctaaGCCAGCCCGTGGACACCCCCCAGCCTTCCACCCAGTCCATCCCACAGCCAGCCTCGTACATCCCGCCCCCACAGCCCGGTCAGCAACCCCTCCAGCAGAACACCAATTACGCCAATCCTCAACCGGCCCAACTGCCTGGGCCGGTACAG GTGGCCCCGTATGTCCCCCAGTCTACAGGACAGGGCCAGGTGGCCCCGTATGTCCCCCAGTCTACAGGACAGGGCCAGGTGGCCCCGTATGTCCCCCAGTCTACAGGACAGGGCCAGGTGGCCCCGCCGGGCCAGTCTGCGTCTGAAGAGCCGGAGGCGGATCAGAATCAACAGCGTCCAATGCCCGGCGTCGGAG TCAATCAGATGGGAGACCGGCCTCGGGCGACCTCCGTCCAACAGGACACCCAGCCTATGATGTCGTACAACTCCCTCCCAAACCAGCAGCAAACCCCGCTGCTGTATCCACAAACGGACCAATTAAATCAACAGGTCTTG caggtccagacccagGTCCAAGGTGGTCAGATAGTCGCGGTCCTCCCTGGATTACCTGGTGCCCTGTCAACCGCGATGGCCACCCCACCACAG CAAGGAGGTTACTACCCACCAGCGCTCCCCCCTCAG ATGTCCGGCCAGCAGTCTGTGTCGCTTGCCCCCTCCCAACCCGTCCAGCCAGCCCAGCCTGAGGCCAGTCCTGTCCCACACAGCTCCACTCCGCCACAGGCAGGCCAACAG GCCCCTACCAGTGTTATTTACCAAACCGCACCAGTGGATCAGACAACGGGGCCTGCGCTGGTGCCACCCCCAGTGGAAAG CTGCCTGTCGGACGCAGCGTCCGGCCTCAGCGACGGGAACGAAGGCGGCCCTCCGTCCGGAGGCCGCCACGAGGGGCGCTCCCTCAAGCGCCACCAGCGGCGGTCGGTGCGGAGCCGCTCGCGCCACGAGAAGTTCGGCAAGGCCAAGCTCAACGTGCTCAAC ATCTCCAACATGGGAGACAGAGTGGCAGAGTGCCAGCTGGAGACTCACAATAGGAAGATGGTGACTTTCAAATTCGACCTGGATGGGGATAACCCAGAGGAGATTGCCTCCATCATG GTCCAGAGTGAATTCATCCTTGAGAGCGAGCTGGAGTCCTTCATCGAGCAGATCCGGGAGGTCATAGAGATGGCAGACGAGAAGGGAGAGGGCATAAAGGACTGCTTCAACCAG ATGAATGATCTACAGCAGCAGCCTCAGTCCACACCTCTGGTTTCAG GAATATCCCCCAGCACGGCGTCCCAGGTGGTCCACTCCGCGGGTCGCAAGTTCATCGTCAGCCCCGTGCCAGAGTCCCGTCTCAGAGAGCAGTTCTTTGGACCCTCGTCTGGCCTTGCCTCCTCCTTCGGAGAGAAGCGGGATCAAG CTGCTCCTGGGAGTATCGGCCTGTCTCTGTCTGCGCCGTCTGGCAGCCTTCAGCAGGCCTTCGGTGAGCTGAGGCTGGCCCACGGGGGGccacaccgccaccaccgtcCTGCTGCCGAGCCAGACCCCAGCTCAGGGTCCTCCAGCCACCACACTGagaccccctccaccaccaaccccgCGCCCCTGGAGGCTCCGGCCCCCAGCAGCTCCCTGCCTGCTGAGACCACTGCTTCTCCTCCCGCCTCAACTGGAAGGGCTTCTCCCAACCCGGTCCCAGTTCAAACCCGTTCCCCTGCTGCATCCGCCATTCATGCCCTTCCATCTGCGTCTGCCCAGCCCTCCCAAccaccgcccccctcccagcccgCTCCCGCTgtcaccatccctcccccttcctccacgACTTCTCCCCCATCTGGTTACCAGTCCAccccgccccagccccagcaAGCCTCCCTCCCCCAAGGGCCCGTCTCCCAGCTGGGCAGCACAGCTGCCTCTGCACCCTCTGCGGCTGGCAGTACCCTCGGCACTGTAGAGGGGGTgtcagagcagcagcagcctgctaCTATTGCTCCTGCATCCATTCCCCCCTCTCAGACCCTCCAGTCTGGCACGCTGCCCGGCCAGGGCCAGCCCCAACCTGCAGAGCTGGAAGGGGCCGATGCCAAGGCCCCTGGGGTGGATGACATTCAAGCCCTGGATAAGAAACTGCGCTCTCTCTTCAAAGACCCGAGCTCGGCCGCCAGCTCCTCGGTGGACGCCGCATTCAGTACGGGcacttcctcccctcccaccgGCACCACGTCACCTCCGCCCGGGGCTGCCCTGGTGCCCCCCTCCAACCTGCCCCTGAGCTCTGGATCCCAGGCTGCCCTgggccccacctccaccccaggaCAGGGCCAGCATGCCCACACCCCTCCCACCAAGCCCAGAGCACAG ACCCTTCCTACGGGATTCGATCAAACTGTTACTCCTCCCTCTGAGTTTGTACCTCCGTTCCCCGGGCCGGCACAG TCCCAGCTGCCCCTGGTTAACCTGGAGGCCCAGTTGAGGAGGGCTCTGAGCCCTGAGATGTTTCCAGAAGGAAACCCGGCTCCGGGCCCCCAGTGCGAGTTCACAGTGGGACCTGGCCAG CTCAGCGACGTTCCAGAAGCTGCCATCACGGTCTCCTCTTCCTCGGTGACTCCATCCTctacctcctgctcctcctcctcctcttcctccctgtccaGTCCAGAGAACACGGTGCACGGCTCCTCTCCCCTGTCCCGGGGCGTCCAGAGAGGGGACTGTACGGACCGGGGCTCCTGTCGGGCTGCAGACCCGTCccgcctctcctccacctcaaccaccaccaccaccgtgggCCGCTTCCAGGTGTCCAGCACCCTTGTGCAGCCCCCCGCTGCCAGCTCCAAAGTGGGCCGCTTCTCGGTCACAG TGACCCCAGCCTCCACGGACGGCCCCCAGCCCTCATGTGGGCCCGGCGTGCAGAACGGCCCCTCGTCAGAGACCCCCTACCCCGGGAACTCGTGTACGCACTACGTCAGCAGTGACGACGAGGACCACGAAGACCCAGAGGACGAGGGCTTCAAGAAGGAGGTCAACCGGCTCAGAGAGAA ACACATGCTTGAGATCCAGGTGTTAAATTCTCGCCAGAAGGAGGAGATCGACGCCCTGTTCACCCGCTTGGGGAAGCCCCTCCCCTCGGCCTCCCTGTCCCCCGCCGTGGCCATCGCTGGAGGCCGACGCAGGCCCAAGAGCAAAGGTCACAAGTCTGCTCGTAACAGCGGGCAGCCCAGCCCCGTGCACGCAG GAGCTCCAGCATCCGCCCACAGTCCCCAGAAGCCCCCGTACCCTCCTGCCTCGGGGGGTTCTGAGAGGCCTGGCAAAGGGCCGCCGCACCAGCTCAAGTACTCCCCGTCCATGCCGAGCCTAAGCCCCCATTCCACAG GAGCGAGTGGGACCAGTTCTGACAGCGGATCAAACCACCACCCGAAGTCCTGTCACTCCCACCACCTGTCTGCTGGACCTGGCCTCGCCCCAACGGCCCAGAAGTCCAAGGGCACCTTCACAGACGACCTGCACCAGCTGGTGGACAACTGGGCCAGAGACGCCATCATCCTCTCTCAGTGCAAGAGGGGCCCAAAGCCCGGGACCACGGGCCTCGAC ATAATGCTGCCGCCGGCCAACATGGGCCGCAAGTTTTCAGCTCCGGGTCACCTCTGCCCCACGctccctgccccctcctccacgcACATTAATCCGGCCATTCCCTCTGGGCCACGCAAGGGCTCCCTGGGCCCCGTGGCCCAGGGCTTCGGCTACCCCTCGGCCCCGTACAGTGGCGCTCAGTGGGCGGGCCCCACGGCCCCCTGCCAGGGCAGCATGCTGAACCCCAGCCCAGCGCTGGCTCAGTACCAGCCCCCCGCCGCTGCGCCGCCGTCCCTGCAGCAAGGCTACACCATGGGACCCGCAGCCGCACCACAGAAACCCGTCAACCCCGCCGGAGCCTCCAATCTGAGGCCCACATAG